The genomic stretch TTATTACATTTTTTAATTATGAGTAAATGGCTTTGTATGGAACGTTGTGGCGCTTGTTGTCACCTCGATCCCAGCGATCGACCTGATCTTGACGTATATTTACAACCAGACGAATTAGAACTTTATCTCAGCATGGTAGGGGAAGACGGTTGGTGTATCAACTATAGCCATGAGATGAGAAAATGTAACATTTATGAAGATAGACCTCGTTTTTGTCGAGTTAAACCTGATACTTTTCATCAAATGTATGGGGTCATAGAAGAGGACTTTAACGATTTTGCCGTTGATTGTTGTTTTCAGCAAATTGATGGGGTTTATGGGGAAGATAGTCCCGAATACAGCAATTATTTATCTGCTACCAATGATGAGGAGTAATGGTCTTAAATTTTGGATGACTCGTTAAATTGCAGTTGAATTTCAGTTCCCATCACCTAATCATTCAACTTCTCTAAGAATTGAGCTAGAAAGCGGAAATAATCTGACACAAGACAAAACAATAAACTAGAGAATCAAACGGCAAATTTCCGAAGCATTATTTGTCCCCGCACGATGATCACTAGCAGAAGAAGCAAAAGTGTGAGTGTATCTATCATCTTGATAAAATCTAATTTTATGGTGTTTATTATCTACAAATTGAAAACCTAAATGACCCAAATCCCTACGCATTTTCGGATTCAAACTG from Cyanobacterium sp. T60_A2020_053 encodes the following:
- a CDS encoding YkgJ family cysteine cluster protein → MSKWLCMERCGACCHLDPSDRPDLDVYLQPDELELYLSMVGEDGWCINYSHEMRKCNIYEDRPRFCRVKPDTFHQMYGVIEEDFNDFAVDCCFQQIDGVYGEDSPEYSNYLSATNDEE